In one window of Arachis ipaensis cultivar K30076 chromosome B06, Araip1.1, whole genome shotgun sequence DNA:
- the LOC107604680 gene encoding uncharacterized protein LOC107604680, translating to MSYISVHCLSLSTAITTSVWLVPKHSQPLEDASQHPLLLNLEDFHLIQYLKIVRPVAEKEPSNALDSFVIILVEMSDPKYAYPYPAQGEIVVLVGYYQGPPVMAPPQYAAAPPPRRNTGFLEGW from the exons ATGTCATATATCTCTGTCCACTGCTTATCTCTATCCACTGCTATAACAACTTCAGTTTGGTTGGTCCCCAAGCATTCACAGCCACTAGAAGATGCATCACAACACCCTTTACTGCTAAATCTGGAGGATTTTCACTTAATTCA ATACTTAAAGATTGTGAGACCTGTAGCGGAAAAGGAGCCATCGAATGCCCTAGAT AGCTTTGTGATTATTTTGGTGGAAATGAGTGATCCCAAGTATGCATATCCCTACCCTGCTCAAGGAG AAATTGTTGTGCTGGTAGGTTATTATCAAGGTCCTCCAGTGATGGCACCGCCACAATATGCTGCTGCACCACCACCAAGAAGAAATACTGGCTTCCTTGAGGGATGGTAA